Genomic DNA from Candidatus Hydrogenedentota bacterium:
AGACGGGAAACCCAGGGTACGCCTTGCCTTTCAGGCGGTGGCGTACCCCGGGCTGTTATTGGGTGACGCCGTTGGCGCCGTAAATAAGTGGCGCAGGCGTCCCCGCCGGCATCTTTCCCGACCACGCCACAACATGGCGCATTCTCCGTTAATGGCCGTTGTCACTGGATAAAATCCGCCAACATGCGGTACCATGATGTTGGCATTGGAGAGTTATGCCGCGTTCAGAATTATGAGGGTTGCAGTCAATGAACTACAGGGTTTTGCTGATAGAAAGCGATGAAGGGTGGGCGGCAAGCTGTCCCGCGCTGCGGGGATGTCATTCCCAGGGCAACAACCGTGAAGAGGCGCTGGCCAATATCCGCGAGGCCATTCAGGATTGGCTGGAAGCCGGGGCCGATGAGGCTGTTGTGTTCTCAGTCATTGAAGACACGGTTTCGGTCTGACATGCCCAGGTTGCCGGGGATTAACGAACAGGATGCCGTGCGGGCACTGGAGAAGGCGGGGTTTCGGATTATCCGGCAAGGCAAACATATTGTCATGTCAGACGGCATTGTTCGACTGACCATTCCCAGAGCCAATCCAATCAATGCTTTTACCATGGGGGCCATCGCGCGCGATGCGGGGTTAACACCGGACGAGTTCCGCAAGTTGCTGTAGTTGTCTATTGTGGCGCGGTCGGAAAACTACGCCTCAACAGGGGGGGGCACAGACAGGAATGTTTGTGTCACTACCGGTTTGCGTTGAAGAAGGCGCGCATGGCGGCGATGTTGCGGGCGTTGCCGGAGTCGTCCTCGGGCGGGAGGGTGGTGTCCGGGTCGGGTTTCGCGAAGCCGTAGAGGCCCAATGCGGCGTATTTCGGGTCGTTCATGATTGCCGCCGCGTTGTGCTGGTCGCCCCATCCGGCGACGCATTGGATGAGCCGGGGCTTCGGTCCGATGAGTTCCCGCGCCTTGTCGAGTTTCTCGGGGTCGGGGTGCTCGTTCATCACCCAGTCCACCTCGCGGAGGATGGGGGCCCCGGCCATCTGGGGATGCTGCAGGTCGAAGCAGGTCAGCCAGAGAACGCAATCCGGCTTGGCGGATTTGGCCGCGTCTCGGATGACGTTCCAGCAGCGGTTCACGGCGCGGCGGTTGAACTCGTTGGTCCGCTCGGGGGTCATGGCGTCCTCGCCGGGGAAGGGCTCGCCGAAGAGTTCCAGGTGCATCGTCTTCTCGCAGTCGAGCCAGCGGTACTCCTTCTCTGGATAGAAGTGGGACGCATTGTAAACCCAGTCAATCATGAATCCGTCAATGCCTGTGGCGAGGGCCTCGGGGATGACTTTGGCGAGATAGTCGAGGTAGGCCGAAGTGAAGGGGATGGAAATGGAATCGGGATGGGGATGCACCTCGTCGGGATGGGTCTTTGACCAGTGGCTGTTCGCCCCGATGCAGAAA
This window encodes:
- a CDS encoding type II toxin-antitoxin system HicB family antitoxin; translated protein: MNYRVLLIESDEGWAASCPALRGCHSQGNNREEALANIREAIQDWLEAGADEAVVFSVIEDTVSV
- a CDS encoding type II toxin-antitoxin system HicA family toxin — protein: MPRLPGINEQDAVRALEKAGFRIIRQGKHIVMSDGIVRLTIPRANPINAFTMGAIARDAGLTPDEFRKLL